From a region of the Gordonia sp. PP30 genome:
- a CDS encoding IS1380 family transposase codes for MSDSTVFYPQVQATGDGAGLVSHAGAILLTRTAEVSALTAALSRGLGRWRKPLATHDPGKIVADLAVSLVAGGDCLADLATLRGRNEVFGPVASDPTVSRLIADLAKSPAAAIAAIAGARATARSRVWTLLGGHAPNAGIDAATPLIIDLDATLVTAHSDKESAAGNYKGGYGFHPLTAHIDHGPGGTGEVATMLLRPGNAGANTAADHITTLGHALAQIPGLPTRPGRKILIRADSAGGTHDFLDHLTKLRVSYSIGFGLDQRLGDLADALPAAAWTPAYDAERTPRENADVAELTGLMDLSGWPDGMRVIVRREKPHPGAQLRITDRNGWRLTAFATNTRRGQLADLELRHRRRARCEDRIRQAKDCGLQNLPFKTFAQNQIWLAVVALALDLNAWMQMLALTSTDARTWELKSLRLRLFATAARLARHARTRRLRFDNQSRHTSLLITGLTRLEGYRNTG; via the coding sequence GTGAGCGACTCTACCGTGTTCTACCCACAGGTCCAGGCCACCGGCGACGGCGCGGGGCTGGTGTCCCATGCCGGCGCGATCCTGCTGACCCGGACCGCCGAAGTCAGCGCCCTGACGGCGGCTCTGTCGCGGGGGCTGGGGCGGTGGCGTAAGCCCCTGGCCACTCATGATCCGGGCAAGATCGTCGCCGATCTGGCGGTCTCGCTGGTCGCCGGCGGTGACTGCCTCGCCGACCTCGCGACCCTGCGCGGCCGGAACGAAGTATTCGGGCCGGTCGCCTCTGATCCGACCGTGTCCCGCCTGATCGCCGACCTGGCGAAGTCTCCGGCGGCAGCAATAGCGGCGATCGCCGGTGCACGCGCCACCGCACGATCGCGCGTGTGGACGCTGCTCGGTGGGCACGCACCGAACGCCGGTATCGACGCTGCCACACCGTTGATCATCGACCTGGACGCGACCCTGGTGACCGCGCACTCGGACAAGGAGTCCGCAGCGGGAAACTACAAGGGCGGCTACGGATTCCACCCGCTGACCGCGCACATCGACCACGGCCCCGGCGGCACCGGCGAAGTCGCGACGATGCTCCTGCGCCCGGGGAACGCCGGAGCGAACACTGCCGCCGACCACATCACCACCCTCGGCCACGCCCTGGCCCAGATACCCGGACTCCCCACACGGCCCGGCCGCAAGATCCTGATCCGTGCTGATAGTGCCGGCGGCACCCACGACTTCCTCGACCACCTGACCAAGCTACGGGTCTCCTACTCGATCGGATTCGGCCTGGACCAGCGCCTCGGCGATCTGGCCGACGCCCTCCCGGCAGCGGCGTGGACCCCGGCCTACGACGCCGAACGCACACCACGGGAGAACGCTGACGTCGCCGAACTGACCGGCCTGATGGACCTGTCCGGCTGGCCGGACGGTATGCGGGTGATCGTGCGCCGCGAGAAACCCCACCCCGGCGCCCAACTGCGCATCACCGACCGCAACGGCTGGCGGCTGACCGCGTTCGCCACCAACACCCGCCGCGGACAGCTGGCCGACCTGGAACTACGCCACCGCCGACGCGCCCGCTGCGAGGACCGGATCCGCCAGGCCAAAGACTGCGGCCTACAGAACCTACCGTTCAAGACCTTCGCCCAGAATCAGATCTGGCTCGCCGTCGTCGCTCTCGCCCTCGATCTGAACGCGTGGATGCAGATGCTCGCCCTGACCAGCACCGACGCCCGTACCTGGGAACTGAAGAGTCTCCGATTGCGGTTGTTCGCCACCGCAGCCCGTCTGGCCCGACACGCCCGCACCCGTCGCCTGCGATTCGACAACCAGTCCCGACACACCAGCCTGCTCATCACCGGCCTCACCAGACTCGAGGGATACCGAAACACCGGCTGA
- a CDS encoding glucose PTS transporter subunit IIA, translating to MSKESAAQIVDAVGGPQNIESLTHCATRLRFALRDGSGVDKDTIEKIPGVLGAVPQGANHYQVIIGGGVQSVYEDIMGLPAMAGGGSGGGDDAASIKAAARAKGPRGKVSWVDSLFEFLSDSFRPILGALLGASLFITFMALMASLKVIPAWNSPDVTLSPGWQFINLCWQSVFVMLPLMIAYNASRKVGADPWVGFAIMAVLMLPGYKGFLDNPNIQHHKIFGFDVNTIDIFGIPLTLNDYSSQVFPPLLMAAVLGLLYKGLRRIIPENLHLVFVPFFAMLIMIPVTAFLIGPIGVYAGAGLGNVLRSINDFSPFIFAIVIPLAYPFMVPLGLHWPLNAIMLLNIQNLGYDFIQGPMGAWNFACFGATAGVLVLAWKQRDKNMKQTATGALAAGLLGGISEPSLYGIHLRFKRIYPRMLVGCFVGGLIIGIGGGVKTNAFAFTSLLTIPVFYPTFLYGIAVAAAFFTAMFLVIFSGFRTPEQQAEFELQRDADEAAERAAEQGGDLGDDVAAATAAIVADTGGGEATAIVPSAASVAVLEREDGTVLIGAPVEGIARPLSEVPDAAFAGGTMGAGIAIEPTGDTVYAPADALVVAAQATGHAFGLVFDGVELLIHIGIDTVALGGEGFEVFVKAGQKVTAGTPLVRFDRAVIEEAGYAVITPIVVMNTKKFASVEALTEGPVSVGDPVIAVATAPREG from the coding sequence ATGAGTAAGGAATCTGCCGCACAGATCGTCGACGCGGTCGGCGGCCCACAGAACATTGAATCGCTGACGCACTGCGCGACGCGCCTGAGATTCGCACTGCGCGACGGCAGCGGGGTCGACAAGGACACGATCGAGAAGATCCCGGGGGTGCTCGGTGCCGTGCCGCAGGGCGCCAACCACTACCAGGTGATCATCGGTGGCGGCGTTCAGTCGGTCTACGAGGACATCATGGGTCTGCCCGCGATGGCGGGCGGCGGATCCGGCGGCGGAGACGATGCCGCGTCGATCAAGGCTGCCGCGCGCGCCAAGGGGCCGCGCGGCAAGGTCAGCTGGGTCGACTCGCTGTTCGAGTTCCTCTCCGACTCGTTCCGGCCGATCCTCGGCGCGCTGCTCGGCGCGTCGTTGTTCATCACCTTCATGGCCCTGATGGCCTCCCTGAAGGTGATCCCGGCGTGGAACTCGCCGGACGTGACGCTCTCACCCGGCTGGCAGTTCATCAACCTGTGCTGGCAGTCGGTGTTCGTCATGCTGCCGCTGATGATCGCCTACAACGCCTCACGCAAGGTCGGCGCCGACCCGTGGGTGGGCTTCGCGATCATGGCGGTGCTGATGCTGCCCGGCTACAAGGGCTTCCTCGACAACCCGAACATCCAGCACCACAAGATCTTCGGGTTCGACGTCAACACCATCGACATCTTCGGCATCCCGCTGACCCTGAACGACTACAGCTCGCAGGTGTTCCCGCCGCTGCTGATGGCGGCGGTGCTGGGCCTGCTCTACAAGGGGCTGCGGCGGATCATCCCGGAGAACCTGCACCTGGTGTTCGTGCCGTTCTTCGCCATGCTCATCATGATCCCGGTGACCGCCTTCCTGATCGGCCCGATCGGCGTGTACGCCGGTGCCGGCCTGGGCAACGTGCTGCGCAGCATCAACGACTTCTCACCGTTCATCTTCGCCATCGTCATCCCGCTGGCCTACCCGTTCATGGTGCCGCTGGGTCTGCACTGGCCGCTGAACGCGATCATGCTGCTGAACATCCAGAACCTCGGCTACGACTTCATCCAGGGCCCGATGGGTGCGTGGAACTTCGCGTGCTTCGGCGCCACCGCGGGCGTGCTGGTGCTGGCCTGGAAGCAGCGTGACAAGAACATGAAACAGACGGCGACCGGCGCGCTGGCGGCGGGTCTGCTCGGCGGCATCTCCGAACCCTCGCTGTACGGCATCCATCTGCGCTTCAAGCGGATCTATCCGCGGATGCTGGTGGGCTGTTTCGTCGGCGGCCTGATCATCGGTATCGGCGGCGGCGTCAAGACCAACGCCTTCGCGTTCACCTCGCTGCTGACCATCCCGGTGTTCTACCCGACCTTCCTGTACGGGATCGCGGTGGCCGCGGCCTTCTTCACCGCGATGTTCCTGGTGATCTTCTCCGGCTTCCGGACACCTGAGCAGCAGGCCGAGTTCGAGTTGCAGCGGGACGCCGACGAGGCCGCCGAGCGCGCGGCCGAGCAGGGTGGCGACCTCGGCGACGACGTCGCCGCGGCGACCGCCGCGATCGTCGCGGACACCGGCGGTGGGGAGGCGACGGCGATCGTCCCGTCCGCGGCCTCGGTCGCGGTGCTGGAACGCGAGGACGGCACGGTGCTCATCGGCGCCCCGGTCGAGGGCATCGCCCGCCCGCTGTCGGAGGTGCCCGACGCGGCGTTCGCCGGCGGAACGATGGGGGCTGGCATCGCGATCGAGCCGACCGGCGACACCGTCTACGCCCCGGCCGACGCCCTGGTGGTGGCGGCGCAGGCGACCGGTCACGCCTTCGGCTTGGTGTTCGACGGCGTCGAGCTGCTGATCCACATCGGCATCGACACGGTCGCCCTCGGCGGCGAGGGCTTCGAGGTCTTCGTCAAGGCCGGACAGAAGGTGACCGCCGGGACTCCGCTGGTGCGCTTCGACCGGGCGGTGATCGAGGAGGCCGGCTACGCGGTGATCACGCCGATCGTCGTGATGAACACCAAGAAGTTCGCCTCGGTGGAGGCGCTGACGGAGGGACCGGTGTCGGTCGGTGATCCGGTGATCGCCGTCGCCACGGCGCCTCGCGAGGGGTAG
- the nagB gene encoding glucosamine-6-phosphate deaminase has product MEVVITDHPEQVMADIITGAVRGGATTLGLATGSSPLPTYRELIRRHREEGLSFAGVDAVLLDEYVGLPPTHPESYARFIRDNFTDHIDIGEVYSPDGMAPDSRIAADAYDALIGEVGPVDVQILGIGSNGHIGFNEPSSSLTSRTRIKTLTEKTRRDNARFFDDDLDQVPFHVITQGLGTICDARRLALVATGEGKAAAIAATVEGPLSASCPASILQWHPRATIVVDEAAASKLRDADYYRYVYTNKPENQAGH; this is encoded by the coding sequence ATGGAGGTCGTGATCACCGATCACCCGGAACAGGTGATGGCCGACATCATCACCGGAGCCGTTCGTGGCGGCGCCACGACTCTCGGGCTGGCGACCGGATCGTCGCCGCTACCGACCTACCGTGAACTGATCCGCCGCCATCGCGAGGAGGGCCTGAGCTTCGCCGGGGTCGACGCGGTGCTGCTCGACGAGTACGTGGGTCTGCCGCCGACGCACCCGGAGTCGTACGCGCGGTTCATCCGTGACAACTTCACCGATCACATCGACATCGGCGAGGTCTACTCGCCGGACGGGATGGCCCCGGACAGCCGCATCGCCGCCGACGCCTACGACGCGCTCATCGGCGAAGTCGGCCCGGTCGACGTCCAGATCCTCGGCATCGGAAGCAACGGCCACATCGGGTTCAACGAGCCGTCGTCGTCGCTGACCTCACGCACCCGCATCAAGACGCTCACCGAGAAGACGCGGCGAGACAACGCGCGGTTCTTCGACGACGATCTCGATCAGGTGCCCTTCCACGTGATCACCCAGGGCCTCGGCACCATCTGCGATGCACGGCGCCTCGCGCTGGTCGCCACCGGGGAGGGCAAGGCCGCCGCGATCGCCGCGACGGTCGAGGGGCCGCTGTCGGCGTCGTGCCCGGCGTCGATCCTGCAGTGGCATCCGCGCGCGACGATCGTGGTCGACGAGGCCGCCGCGAGCAAGCTGCGGGACGCCGACTACTACCGCTACGTCTACACCAACAAGCCGGAGAACCAGGCCGGTCACTAG
- a CDS encoding transposase family protein — protein MAELTSDVADTICRTVELGVTITGAALDARDRTHVWCRVLDADPHCPGCQIAGELRDHTDRALTDVPISGHPVILHAAVPRFVCRTSLDLS, from the coding sequence ATGGCCGAGCTTACTTCCGATGTTGCCGACACGATCTGCCGAACCGTCGAGTTGGGCGTGACGATTACCGGCGCCGCCCTCGACGCCCGCGACCGCACGCACGTATGGTGCCGAGTCCTGGACGCCGATCCACACTGCCCGGGCTGTCAGATCGCTGGTGAACTGCGTGATCACACCGACCGCGCCCTGACCGATGTGCCGATCAGTGGCCACCCGGTCATCCTGCACGCCGCGGTTCCCCGGTTCGTGTGCCGCACTAGCCTCGATCTTTCGTGA
- a CDS encoding error-prone DNA polymerase gives MGWSNGPPSWSEMERVLSGRPADGRRLAEPDVPGDGGDSPAWSRKRGTFLPDEVEPVESSIRYAELHAHSAYSFLDGAAMPEEMVAEARRLALTGLALTDHDGFYGVVRFAEAAREYGMPTVFGAELSVEASSPNRRRAGAVDPPGEHLLVLARDAEGYRRLSRTIADAHMRGGDTSTELRDGSSKGTRDRKGVLRYDADLITSSAAGHWLILTGCRKGSVRRALARGGVAAARKSLGELADRFGPDNVLVELTASGCSDDDERNAVLAGLAAELALPAVATTGAHFPGPDRRRLAMAVAAVRARTDIATITGWLPGVGGAHLRSGDEMARLLPAHRDAIDTAAQVAADCAFSLGLIAPNLPPFDVPDGHTEVSWLRELTERGARRRYGTREQRPDAYRQIDHELDIIETLTFPGYFLIVHDIVDFCRRSDILCQGRGSAANSAVCYSLGITNVDPVANQLLFERFLAPERDGPPDIDVDIESDRREEAIQYVYAKHGREYSAQVANVITYRGRSAVRDMARALGYDPGQQDAWSKVPDSAPDDVRAMAAEVSSLPRHLGIHSGGMVICDRPIADVCPTEWARMDGRSVLQWDKDDCAAVGLVKFDLLGLGMLSALHYAIDLVKDHKGIEVDLAQLDLTEEAVYDMLCRADTIGVFQVESRAQMATLPRLKPRNFYDLVVEVALIRPGPIQGGSVHPYIRRRNGDEGTAAEHPSMERALHRTLGIPLFQEQLMQLAVDVAGFDAAEADQLRRAMGSKRSPEKMKRLRDRFYEGMEHVNGITGELADRIYEKMAAFANFGFPESHSQSFASLVFYSAWFKLHHPAAFCAALLRAQPMGFYSPQSLVADARRHGVTVHRPDINRSLAHAELENDGLDVRIGLGAVRALGEAAAQRIVAERAERGRYESVAELSRRTELTAPQLESLATAGAFGSLGLDRRAALWEAGAVAGLREDQLPVVSPRQVPTLPGMSDVELAAVDAMSTGITPHTYPTQYLRPRLDAMGVTPANRLLSVPDGSRVTVGGAVTHRQRPATASGVTFLNLEDETGMVNVVCSVGLWARYRTLAQTASALLIRGKVQNAEGAVTVVADRLQQLDLRVGTRSRDWC, from the coding sequence GTGGGATGGAGTAACGGGCCGCCGAGCTGGTCGGAGATGGAGCGGGTGCTCTCCGGCCGGCCGGCCGATGGACGGAGACTCGCCGAACCGGACGTGCCGGGCGACGGCGGAGATTCGCCGGCGTGGTCGCGTAAGCGGGGAACGTTCCTCCCCGACGAGGTGGAACCGGTGGAGTCGTCGATCCGGTACGCCGAATTGCACGCGCACAGTGCCTACAGCTTTCTCGACGGGGCCGCGATGCCGGAGGAGATGGTCGCCGAGGCGCGGCGATTGGCCCTGACCGGGCTGGCGCTGACCGACCACGACGGCTTCTACGGGGTGGTGCGCTTCGCCGAGGCGGCCCGGGAGTACGGCATGCCGACGGTGTTCGGCGCGGAGCTCTCGGTGGAGGCCTCGTCGCCGAATCGTCGACGGGCGGGCGCGGTGGATCCGCCGGGCGAGCACCTGCTGGTGCTCGCCCGGGACGCCGAGGGCTACCGGCGACTGTCCCGGACCATCGCCGACGCGCACATGCGCGGTGGTGACACTTCGACGGAGCTCAGGGACGGTTCATCGAAGGGCACCCGGGACCGGAAGGGGGTGCTGCGGTACGACGCCGATCTGATCACTTCCTCGGCCGCCGGGCACTGGCTGATCCTCACCGGCTGCCGGAAGGGATCGGTGCGCCGGGCACTGGCTCGCGGCGGTGTGGCTGCTGCACGAAAATCGTTGGGGGAGTTGGCCGATCGTTTCGGGCCGGACAATGTGCTGGTCGAGCTGACCGCTTCCGGTTGCAGCGACGACGACGAGCGCAACGCCGTCCTGGCCGGGCTGGCCGCCGAGCTGGCGTTGCCGGCCGTCGCCACCACCGGAGCGCATTTCCCCGGCCCGGATCGACGACGACTCGCCATGGCGGTGGCCGCGGTGCGGGCCCGCACCGACATCGCCACCATCACTGGGTGGCTGCCCGGCGTCGGGGGAGCACACCTGCGCAGCGGCGACGAGATGGCGCGCTTGCTGCCCGCTCATCGCGACGCCATCGACACCGCGGCACAGGTGGCGGCCGACTGTGCGTTCTCGCTGGGCCTGATCGCACCGAACCTGCCGCCGTTCGATGTCCCGGACGGGCACACCGAGGTGAGCTGGCTGCGCGAGCTCACCGAGCGGGGCGCCCGCCGCCGCTACGGCACTCGCGAGCAGCGCCCCGATGCCTACCGGCAGATCGACCACGAACTGGACATCATCGAGACGCTGACCTTTCCCGGGTACTTCCTGATCGTCCATGACATCGTCGACTTCTGCCGGCGCAGCGACATCCTCTGCCAGGGCCGAGGGAGTGCGGCCAACTCGGCGGTCTGTTACTCGCTCGGCATCACCAACGTCGACCCGGTGGCGAATCAGCTGCTGTTCGAGCGCTTCCTGGCGCCCGAACGCGACGGCCCGCCGGACATCGATGTCGACATCGAGTCCGATCGCCGAGAGGAGGCGATCCAGTACGTCTACGCCAAGCACGGCCGCGAATACAGCGCGCAGGTGGCCAATGTGATCACCTATCGCGGCCGGTCGGCGGTGCGCGACATGGCGCGGGCTCTCGGCTACGACCCCGGTCAGCAGGACGCGTGGAGCAAGGTACCCGATTCGGCGCCCGACGACGTCCGCGCCATGGCCGCCGAGGTCTCCTCCTTGCCGCGACATCTCGGTATCCACTCGGGCGGGATGGTGATCTGTGACCGGCCGATCGCCGACGTCTGCCCCACCGAGTGGGCGCGGATGGACGGTCGCAGCGTGCTGCAGTGGGACAAGGACGACTGCGCCGCGGTCGGCCTGGTGAAGTTCGACCTGCTGGGCCTCGGCATGCTCTCCGCGCTGCACTACGCGATCGACCTGGTTAAGGACCACAAGGGAATCGAAGTGGATCTGGCGCAGCTCGATCTGACCGAGGAGGCCGTGTACGACATGCTGTGTCGCGCCGACACGATCGGCGTCTTCCAGGTGGAGTCCCGGGCGCAGATGGCCACCCTGCCGCGACTGAAGCCGCGGAACTTCTATGACCTGGTGGTGGAGGTGGCGCTGATCCGGCCCGGCCCCATTCAGGGTGGCTCGGTGCACCCGTACATTCGGCGCCGCAACGGCGACGAGGGCACCGCGGCCGAGCATCCGTCGATGGAACGGGCGCTGCATCGCACTCTCGGTATTCCGCTGTTTCAGGAGCAGCTGATGCAGTTGGCGGTCGACGTCGCCGGATTCGACGCCGCCGAGGCCGACCAGCTGCGCCGGGCGATGGGCTCCAAGCGGTCCCCGGAGAAGATGAAACGCCTGCGGGACCGGTTCTACGAGGGCATGGAACACGTCAACGGGATCACCGGGGAGCTGGCCGACCGGATCTACGAGAAGATGGCGGCGTTCGCCAATTTCGGCTTCCCGGAAAGTCACTCGCAGAGTTTCGCGTCGCTGGTCTTCTACTCGGCCTGGTTCAAGCTGCACCATCCGGCGGCGTTCTGCGCGGCACTGCTGCGCGCACAGCCGATGGGGTTCTATTCGCCGCAGTCGCTGGTGGCCGATGCGCGCAGGCACGGGGTCACCGTGCACCGCCCCGATATCAACCGGTCGCTTGCGCACGCGGAGCTGGAGAACGACGGCCTCGACGTCCGGATCGGGCTCGGCGCGGTCCGCGCGCTCGGTGAGGCGGCGGCGCAGCGGATCGTCGCCGAACGTGCCGAACGCGGCCGCTACGAGAGCGTCGCCGAGCTGTCCCGTCGTACGGAGTTGACCGCACCGCAACTGGAATCGCTGGCCACCGCGGGGGCATTCGGGTCGCTGGGGCTCGATCGGCGTGCCGCCCTGTGGGAGGCGGGCGCCGTCGCCGGGCTGCGGGAGGACCAGCTGCCCGTCGTCTCTCCGCGTCAGGTGCCTACGCTGCCGGGCATGTCCGATGTCGAGCTCGCCGCGGTGGATGCGATGTCGACCGGGATCACCCCGCACACCTATCCGACCCAGTATCTGCGGCCGCGGCTGGACGCGATGGGGGTGACGCCCGCGAATCGGCTGCTGTCGGTGCCCGACGGCTCGCGCGTCACGGTCGGCGGCGCGGTGACCCACCGCCAGCGCCCGGCCACCGCGTCGGGCGTCACCTTTCTCAACCTGGAGGACGAGACCGGCATGGTGAACGTGGTCTGCTCGGTCGGCCTGTGGGCGAGGTACCGGACGCTGGCCCAGACCGCGTCGGCGCTGCTGATCCGCGGGAAGGTGCAGAACGCGGAGGGTGCGGTGACCGTCGTCGCCGACCGTCTGCAGCAGTTGGACCTGCGCGTGGGCACTCGCTCACGGGACTGGTGCTGA
- a CDS encoding glucose PTS transporter subunit IIA, with the protein MADKSLATAQALLPLLGGASNIAAVENCMTRMRVTPVDPGLIDVAAVKKVPGVLGVVEDDTFQIVLGPGAVTKVTTAFRGLLEASGHDAKALADKGASIKAAQKERNNTPFKNLLRKIANIFVPLIPALIGAGLVAAIRGLLNNWVTAGGAPGWVESILPSLTVIGGAFFAYLAIFAGINAAKEFGGTPALGGAVAAIIVFPGVADVHYSLPGFGQVELSPGQGGVIGAILAAALCAWIERMLRGRIPDAIDILVTPTIALLVSGLATIYVFMFVADWIATGIGNGADWLLEHSGVAAGFILGGLFLPLVMLGLHQALIPIHMALIEQSGYTSLLTILAMAGAGQVGASIAVYLKLRKNRALRDTIKGATPVGILGVGEPLIYGVTLPLGRPFITACLGGAVGGAVAGAFNQFVAPFGATAIGPSGWALLPLVDSSKGQGYAIMAYVIGLVAGYVAGFLFTYFFGFTPELLEEHNRDDDEFGELEADPALGGPSEAAPASGATTALLTKVRVAAPVDGEVIPLDQVPDKMFSTGTMGPGFAVLPTGEVFSSPVDGVLTMVFPTKHAFAVTTDDGVQILVHIGLETVALRGDGFEALAAKGDRVSAGTPVIRADLAAIGAKVPSLVTPVIVMNGKDFDVSSPSLDDPAAVVTVTGKG; encoded by the coding sequence ATGGCCGATAAGTCCCTGGCGACCGCGCAGGCGCTGCTCCCGCTGCTGGGCGGAGCGTCGAACATCGCCGCCGTCGAGAACTGCATGACCCGGATGCGGGTGACGCCCGTCGATCCCGGCCTGATCGACGTCGCCGCCGTCAAGAAGGTGCCGGGTGTGCTGGGGGTGGTCGAGGACGACACCTTCCAGATCGTGCTCGGACCCGGCGCGGTGACCAAGGTGACCACCGCGTTCCGTGGGCTGCTCGAGGCGTCCGGGCACGACGCGAAGGCGCTCGCCGACAAGGGCGCGTCGATCAAGGCGGCGCAGAAGGAACGCAACAACACCCCGTTCAAGAATCTGCTGCGCAAGATCGCGAACATCTTCGTCCCCCTGATCCCGGCGCTGATCGGTGCCGGTCTGGTCGCGGCGATCCGCGGCCTGCTGAACAACTGGGTCACCGCCGGCGGCGCGCCGGGCTGGGTCGAGTCGATCCTGCCGTCGCTGACCGTGATCGGTGGCGCGTTCTTCGCCTACCTGGCGATCTTCGCCGGTATCAACGCCGCCAAGGAGTTCGGCGGCACCCCGGCGCTCGGCGGGGCGGTGGCGGCGATCATCGTATTCCCGGGCGTCGCCGACGTCCACTACTCGTTGCCCGGCTTCGGGCAGGTGGAGTTGTCGCCTGGGCAGGGCGGCGTGATCGGTGCGATCCTGGCCGCCGCGCTGTGCGCCTGGATCGAGCGGATGCTGCGCGGACGGATCCCCGACGCGATCGACATCCTGGTGACGCCGACGATCGCGTTGCTGGTCTCGGGGCTGGCGACCATCTACGTCTTCATGTTCGTGGCCGACTGGATCGCCACCGGCATCGGCAACGGTGCCGATTGGCTGCTGGAGCACTCCGGGGTGGCGGCGGGCTTCATCCTCGGCGGCCTGTTCCTGCCGCTGGTGATGCTCGGTCTGCACCAGGCGCTGATCCCGATTCACATGGCGCTCATCGAGCAGTCCGGCTACACCTCGCTGCTGACGATCCTGGCGATGGCCGGCGCCGGTCAGGTGGGCGCGTCGATCGCGGTCTATCTCAAGCTCCGCAAGAACCGCGCCCTGCGCGACACCATCAAGGGCGCGACGCCGGTCGGCATCCTGGGCGTCGGGGAGCCGCTGATCTACGGCGTGACGCTACCGCTCGGGCGGCCGTTCATCACGGCGTGTCTCGGCGGTGCGGTCGGCGGCGCCGTGGCCGGCGCGTTCAATCAGTTCGTCGCGCCGTTCGGTGCCACCGCGATCGGGCCGTCCGGCTGGGCACTGCTGCCGTTGGTCGACAGCAGCAAGGGGCAGGGCTACGCGATCATGGCCTACGTCATCGGCCTGGTGGCCGGCTATGTCGCCGGCTTCCTGTTCACCTACTTCTTCGGCTTCACCCCGGAACTCCTCGAGGAGCACAATCGCGACGACGACGAGTTCGGCGAGTTGGAGGCCGACCCGGCGCTGGGTGGCCCGAGCGAAGCCGCCCCGGCTTCCGGGGCGACCACCGCACTGCTGACCAAGGTGAGAGTCGCCGCGCCCGTCGACGGTGAGGTGATCCCGCTGGATCAAGTGCCCGACAAGATGTTCTCCACAGGCACGATGGGACCGGGATTCGCGGTGCTGCCCACCGGCGAGGTGTTCAGCAGTCCGGTCGACGGCGTGCTCACCATGGTCTTCCCGACCAAGCACGCCTTCGCTGTCACGACCGACGACGGTGTCCAGATCCTGGTGCACATCGGGCTGGAGACCGTCGCGCTCAGGGGCGACGGCTTCGAGGCGCTGGCGGCCAAGGGCGACCGCGTGTCGGCGGGCACACCGGTCATCCGTGCGGACCTCGCGGCGATCGGCGCCAAGGTGCCCTCGCTGGTGACCCCGGTGATCGTGATGAACGGCAAGGACTTCGATGTGTCGAGCCCGTCGCTCGACGACCCGGCCGCGGTCGTGACGGTGACCGGCAAGGGATAG
- the murQ gene encoding N-acetylmuramic acid 6-phosphate etherase: protein MDDSAHLENLANLGTETRNPRTTALDAMSVTELLTVMNAEDRKVAEAVGEAIGEIAAAVDLVAAAFRNGGRLIYLGAGTSGRLGVLDAVECPPTFGTPPEQVVGLIAGGERAFVKAVEGAEDSAELAATELAGIGLNADDAVVGIAASGRTPYVIGGLDYARGVGASTISVACNRGAVVSGHADVAIEVDNGPEVLTGSTRLKAGTSQKLILNMISTASMVQVGKVYGNLMVDVMPTNEKLVARAQRIVAEATGCSAAEAAAAYDAAGGHAKTAIVMILAGVDAAAARRRLDDAGGFVRGALTSDQEA from the coding sequence GTGGACGATTCAGCACACCTCGAGAACCTGGCGAACCTGGGGACCGAGACGCGCAATCCGCGGACGACGGCACTCGACGCGATGAGCGTCACCGAGTTGCTGACGGTGATGAACGCCGAGGACCGGAAGGTCGCCGAGGCGGTGGGGGAGGCGATCGGCGAGATCGCCGCCGCCGTCGACCTCGTCGCGGCGGCCTTCCGGAACGGCGGGCGGCTGATCTACCTGGGGGCCGGCACCAGCGGCCGGCTCGGGGTGCTCGACGCCGTCGAGTGTCCGCCGACTTTCGGTACCCCGCCCGAGCAGGTCGTGGGGCTGATCGCCGGGGGTGAGCGGGCCTTCGTCAAGGCGGTCGAGGGCGCCGAGGACTCGGCCGAGCTGGCCGCGACCGAGCTCGCCGGCATCGGTCTGAACGCGGACGACGCGGTGGTCGGGATCGCGGCCTCCGGGCGTACTCCCTATGTGATCGGCGGTCTCGACTACGCCCGCGGCGTCGGTGCGTCGACGATCTCCGTCGCCTGCAATCGGGGCGCGGTGGTCAGCGGGCACGCCGATGTCGCCATCGAGGTCGACAACGGACCCGAGGTCCTGACCGGATCCACCCGGCTCAAGGCGGGCACCAGTCAGAAACTCATCCTCAACATGATCTCCACCGCGTCGATGGTGCAGGTCGGCAAGGTCTACGGGAATCTGATGGTCGACGTGATGCCGACCAACGAGAAGCTGGTCGCCCGGGCACAGCGGATCGTCGCCGAGGCCACCGGGTGCTCGGCGGCGGAGGCCGCGGCGGCGTACGACGCGGCCGGCGGGCATGCCAAGACCGCGATCGTGATGATCCTCGCCGGCGTCGACGCGGCGGCCGCACGACGACGACTCGATGACGCCGGCGGCTTTGTCCGCGGCGCTCTCACTTCCGATCAGGAGGCGTGA